The following coding sequences are from one Halobacteria archaeon AArc-dxtr1 window:
- a CDS encoding adenine nucleotide alpha hydrolase: MAPIVLSWSGGKDAAYTLYTLREQGKSVTELLTTINEEYDRSSIHGVHRALYERQAAAIGLPINCVSLPPEPSNEEYEARFEAEMHDYAERGIERVAFGDLFLEDVRDYRETQLAACPVDGTWPVWGRDTTALIEDWLALGFRATVVAVDDAALDASFAGRELDDAFIDDLPDGVDPCGEHGEFHTFVWDGPIFEEAVDVETGETVTRSVGEAEIHYSDLRLAEEA, encoded by the coding sequence ATGGCGCCGATCGTGCTGTCCTGGAGTGGCGGAAAGGACGCCGCATACACCCTGTACACCCTCCGAGAGCAGGGCAAATCGGTCACAGAGCTGCTAACAACGATCAACGAGGAGTACGACCGAAGCTCGATACACGGCGTGCACAGAGCGCTGTACGAGCGTCAAGCGGCAGCGATCGGCCTCCCGATCAACTGCGTCTCTCTCCCACCGGAACCGTCGAACGAAGAGTACGAGGCGAGGTTCGAAGCCGAGATGCACGACTACGCCGAACGCGGGATCGAACGGGTGGCGTTCGGGGACCTGTTTCTCGAAGATGTCAGAGACTACCGTGAAACCCAGCTCGCGGCGTGTCCGGTAGACGGAACCTGGCCGGTCTGGGGACGCGACACGACCGCGCTGATCGAAGACTGGCTCGCTCTTGGCTTTCGTGCGACGGTCGTCGCCGTCGACGATGCAGCGCTCGACGCGTCGTTCGCCGGTCGCGAGCTCGACGACGCGTTCATAGACGACCTCCCCGACGGCGTCGACCCCTGTGGCGAGCACGGCGAGTTTCACACGTTCGTCTGGGACGGGCCGATCTTCGAGGAGGCCGTCGACGTCGAGACCGGAGAGACGGTGACCCGGTCGGTCGGCGAGGCCGAGATCCACTACAGCGACCTGCGACTGGCAGAGGAGGCCTGA
- a CDS encoding DUF255 domain-containing protein — MNDATRVEWRSWDDAAFEEARAADVPVLLSLTATWCDHCHEMDAETYAEPRIAANVNDRFVPVRVDVDRRPRVRDRYNMGGFPSTVFLAPDGTLLTGAGYLDPDGMRQVLDSVAEMWAEKGADAGRVPRALRDDETPAGELTTDIEGAMLGQLDDAFDEVAGGWGTEPKFPLPDALEFALKRDREMALRSYDAVAANLADKHEGGFYRFATERDWSGLQREKLIDENAALLRAFANAYLHTGRETYRTPAARAVEYLTTTLWNDGIEAFANSQAPGGPATDTDELNGGEATETPPVDDTVLAGPNAMAIDALLTYAAYTDDERARRYGERALSSLRAHHLADGVVSYRRTALDEQAADEQVTEGTDDRSGATVSVPHLQTQARTLRALLTANAVVGAETIADAQAVADATINELREGDSFVDAPPEGVGLLQRPFRPLDANVAMADGLVDLAIVTGEDRYRRVARETLEAFAGASDRFGPDVAAYGSVTARLLEEPLVVRVGTDAGSDLHRAALRLADHETVVIPNATAVSAGTARAERGDRRGEPATTPAELSGRIGDVLG; from the coding sequence ATGAACGACGCGACGCGAGTCGAGTGGCGGTCCTGGGACGACGCCGCCTTCGAGGAGGCGCGAGCGGCGGACGTTCCGGTGTTACTCTCGCTGACGGCGACGTGGTGTGATCACTGCCACGAGATGGACGCAGAGACCTACGCAGAGCCCCGAATTGCGGCGAACGTCAACGACCGGTTCGTTCCGGTCCGGGTCGACGTCGATCGGCGACCGCGCGTGCGAGACCGGTACAACATGGGCGGCTTTCCGTCGACCGTCTTTCTCGCCCCCGACGGAACGCTCCTGACCGGTGCCGGTTACCTGGATCCGGACGGCATGCGCCAGGTGCTGGATAGCGTCGCCGAGATGTGGGCCGAGAAAGGGGCAGACGCAGGCCGGGTTCCACGAGCGCTCCGAGACGACGAGACGCCGGCAGGAGAGCTTACTACCGATATCGAGGGGGCCATGCTCGGACAACTCGACGACGCCTTCGACGAGGTCGCGGGTGGCTGGGGAACCGAGCCCAAGTTCCCGCTGCCGGACGCGCTCGAGTTCGCCCTCAAACGCGACCGCGAGATGGCGCTGCGGTCGTACGACGCAGTCGCGGCGAACCTGGCGGACAAGCACGAGGGTGGTTTCTACCGCTTTGCGACCGAACGGGACTGGTCTGGACTCCAGCGCGAGAAGCTCATAGACGAGAACGCGGCGCTGCTCCGAGCGTTCGCGAACGCGTACCTCCACACCGGTCGCGAGACCTACCGAACGCCCGCGGCGCGGGCCGTCGAGTATCTGACGACGACCCTCTGGAACGACGGGATCGAAGCGTTCGCGAACAGTCAGGCGCCCGGCGGGCCGGCAACCGACACTGACGAGCTGAACGGCGGCGAAGCCACAGAAACGCCACCCGTCGACGACACTGTCCTGGCCGGCCCGAACGCGATGGCCATCGACGCGTTGCTCACCTACGCGGCCTACACCGACGACGAGCGCGCCCGCCGCTATGGCGAGCGTGCGCTGTCGTCGCTTCGAGCACACCACCTCGCGGACGGCGTGGTCAGCTACCGACGAACAGCGCTCGATGAGCAAGCGGCTGATGAGCAAGTGACGGAGGGGACCGACGACCGATCCGGCGCGACCGTCAGTGTTCCACACCTCCAGACGCAGGCGCGAACCCTCCGGGCGCTACTCACCGCCAACGCGGTGGTAGGTGCGGAAACCATCGCAGATGCACAGGCGGTCGCAGACGCGACGATCAACGAGTTGCGCGAGGGGGACTCGTTCGTCGATGCGCCACCCGAGGGCGTCGGGTTGCTCCAACGGCCGTTCCGCCCACTCGATGCGAACGTAGCGATGGCCGACGGGCTGGTCGACCTGGCGATCGTGACCGGCGAAGACCGCTACCGACGGGTCGCACGGGAGACACTCGAGGCATTTGCTGGAGCGAGCGATCGGTTCGGCCCCGACGTCGCGGCCTACGGCTCGGTCACAGCGCGGCTGCTCGAGGAACCGCTGGTCGTCCGCGTCGGGACGGACGCCGGCAGCGACCTCCATCGGGCAGCGCTACGTCTAGCAGATCACGAAACCGTGGTCATCCCGAACGCGACGGCCGTGTCGGCGGGGACGGCCCGCGCCGAGCGCGGCGATCGGCGTGGAGAGCCCGCGACCACGCCAGCCGAACTGAGCGGCCGAATCGGCGACGTGCTCGGGTGA
- a CDS encoding TrmB family transcriptional regulator produces MATLRDLGLSEYEDRAYRSLLNTGPTTAKELSRASDVPMGRIYDVLNSIEQYNLVRTQTASRPKKYVAVEPATALDRLLEDKKQELEARAEQYESIVDELSAELDAAEPVEEQFWTAAVGPEETIDLLLERLTAADRDILMVAADPAPAVDIRTVGDDVLTQLEKALERDVTVDLLMSPDLVGSLSPSVGDRYREQLQTRPDFSVRTSDGVTGSFTLIDGVEVCIQVPNPLSSNELFGMIDLKDPEFAADVHEEFLPHWETAQPLEF; encoded by the coding sequence ATGGCCACCCTTAGAGACCTCGGCCTCTCCGAGTACGAGGACCGAGCATACCGCTCGTTGCTGAATACGGGTCCAACAACCGCCAAGGAGTTGTCCCGGGCCAGCGACGTGCCGATGGGACGGATCTACGACGTTCTCAACAGTATCGAGCAGTACAATCTCGTCCGAACCCAGACCGCGAGCCGGCCGAAAAAGTACGTGGCTGTCGAGCCTGCGACCGCGCTGGATCGCCTCCTTGAGGATAAGAAACAGGAGCTCGAAGCCCGGGCCGAGCAGTACGAGTCGATCGTCGACGAACTCTCGGCGGAGTTAGACGCGGCCGAGCCAGTCGAAGAGCAGTTCTGGACGGCGGCAGTCGGTCCCGAGGAGACGATCGACCTCCTGCTCGAGCGGCTCACAGCGGCAGACAGGGATATTCTCATGGTGGCGGCCGATCCGGCCCCAGCAGTCGATATTCGGACGGTTGGCGACGACGTACTAACGCAGCTTGAGAAGGCGCTCGAGCGCGACGTGACGGTCGACTTGCTGATGAGCCCCGACTTGGTCGGCTCGCTGTCCCCGAGCGTCGGCGACCGGTACCGCGAACAGTTACAGACGCGACCTGACTTCTCGGTTCGCACGAGCGACGGGGTGACCGGCTCGTTTACCCTCATCGACGGCGTGGAAGTCTGTATCCAGGTGCCGAACCCGCTGTCGTCGAACGAACTGTTCGGGATGATCGATCTGAAAGACCCCGAGTTCGCTGCGGATGTCCACGAGGAGTTCCTTCCACACTGGGAGACAGCTCAGCCACTCGAGTTCTAA
- the mptA gene encoding GTP cyclohydrolase MptA: MSPQLPDVQASAPDVTVGLSQVGVTGVEKLVKIAREGERPIVLTAEFEVFVDLPAWRKGADMSRNMEVIDEILEDATREEAYRVEDVCGDAAERLLEKHDYTSRAEVSMEAEFMRREQTPESDRETQHMVDIVAAATATDEGTREEIGATVTGMTVCPCSQGMSVARAKQTLEDLGVEEETITEFLDQVPQPGHSQRGHATLTVEAGGDPAVDLNDVIDIARDSMSARIYNLAKRPDEDHMTYASHADAKFVEDCVRAMAEGVVDDFDHLPDDAVITMKQSNDESIHQHNAHAERVVEMATLRDEVNGELEG, from the coding sequence ATGAGTCCACAACTTCCCGACGTGCAGGCGTCGGCCCCCGACGTCACCGTTGGCCTGAGTCAGGTCGGCGTGACCGGCGTCGAGAAGCTCGTCAAGATCGCCCGCGAGGGAGAGCGACCGATCGTCCTCACCGCCGAGTTCGAGGTCTTTGTCGACCTGCCCGCCTGGCGCAAGGGCGCAGACATGAGCCGCAACATGGAGGTCATCGACGAGATCTTAGAGGACGCCACCCGCGAGGAGGCCTACCGCGTCGAAGACGTCTGTGGCGACGCGGCCGAGCGCCTCCTCGAGAAACACGACTACACCTCCCGGGCCGAAGTCTCGATGGAAGCCGAGTTCATGCGCCGCGAACAGACTCCCGAGAGCGACCGCGAAACGCAGCATATGGTCGATATCGTGGCTGCGGCGACCGCCACCGACGAGGGCACCCGCGAGGAGATCGGCGCGACGGTCACCGGGATGACGGTCTGTCCCTGCTCGCAGGGGATGTCCGTTGCTCGTGCGAAACAGACCTTAGAGGATCTGGGCGTCGAGGAGGAGACGATCACCGAGTTCTTGGATCAGGTTCCCCAGCCGGGCCACTCCCAGCGCGGCCACGCGACCCTGACCGTCGAGGCCGGCGGCGACCCCGCGGTCGATCTAAACGACGTTATCGACATCGCTCGCGACTCGATGAGCGCGCGAATCTACAACCTGGCAAAGCGCCCCGACGAGGACCACATGACCTACGCCTCCCACGCGGACGCGAAGTTCGTCGAAGACTGCGTGCGTGCGATGGCCGAGGGCGTCGTCGACGACTTTGATCACCTCCCGGACGACGCCGTGATCACGATGAAACAGTCGAACGACGAGTCGATCCACCAGCACAACGCCCACGCCGAGCGCGTCGTCGAGATGGCGACGCTTCGTGACGAGGTCAACGGCGAACTCGAAGGCTGA
- a CDS encoding DNA-directed RNA polymerase subunit epsilon — protein MSEDAGTEHATVTDRPERRIETRAGAGSVSRADLQRDATVRRWGVVTPSATVIGRADSTEGDVSESVRRLHDEQHPATPGYGERAHRLDRLRTTQALCNALELTPWQRDLALGVMDAIDLRGFGSQRAIPTVALVVIRHVVDVDRQAYFGLDDVDVSALSPDRMEELFAEYRAHDITDDPTFERLAERHGLDTTSLNRLRRVLKAQLDEELPAYGREPWRDPNLPAAARTEVDGEADGGTGEGAS, from the coding sequence ATGAGCGAGGATGCGGGCACGGAACACGCGACCGTCACGGACCGTCCGGAGCGACGCATCGAAACCCGAGCCGGAGCCGGCTCGGTCTCTCGCGCCGACCTCCAGCGGGACGCGACGGTTCGACGCTGGGGCGTCGTCACGCCGAGCGCGACGGTGATCGGCCGTGCAGACTCGACTGAGGGCGACGTCTCCGAAAGCGTCCGCCGACTGCACGACGAGCAGCATCCGGCGACGCCCGGCTACGGCGAGCGCGCCCACCGACTCGATCGCCTACGGACGACCCAGGCACTGTGTAACGCCTTAGAGCTGACACCCTGGCAGCGAGATCTGGCGCTGGGCGTGATGGACGCAATCGACCTCCGGGGGTTCGGCAGTCAGCGGGCGATCCCGACGGTCGCGCTGGTGGTGATCCGCCACGTCGTCGACGTCGACCGGCAGGCGTACTTCGGCCTCGACGACGTCGACGTCTCGGCGCTCTCTCCGGATCGGATGGAAGAGCTGTTCGCGGAGTACCGCGCCCACGACATCACGGACGACCCGACGTTCGAGCGCTTGGCCGAACGCCATGGACTCGATACGACGAGTCTCAACCGACTTCGGCGAGTGTTAAAAGCCCAACTCGACGAGGAGTTGCCGGCGTACGGGCGCGAGCCGTGGCGCGATCCGAATCTCCCCGCAGCAGCCCGGACAGAGGTCGACGGCGAGGCCGACGGCGGGACAGGCGAGGGAGCGAGTTGA
- a CDS encoding NAD(+)/NADH kinase — translation MVVDVGIVAQRDNDRARGLAKRLVGELSRPDTDVVLDEETAAVVGAPGVPVGEMGGCDLVVSIGGDGTLLFVAREAGDAPILGVNLGEVGFLNAIPPADAVESVTAIVDERRETGSVSGREVARLQASGEGWSLVPALNEIVVHGPRRGRGGGACITIDVDGQRYVESHVDGVIVATPTGSTAYNLSEGGPLVRPRLDALVVTQMAPSESMPPLVLDADTELELTITDADTAYAIGDGRNRKRLEPPATVTVTLADDPVTLAGPPVDFFEALEKLE, via the coding sequence ATGGTCGTCGACGTCGGGATTGTCGCCCAGCGCGACAACGATCGAGCCCGCGGACTCGCAAAGCGGCTGGTCGGGGAACTCTCGCGGCCGGATACGGACGTCGTCCTCGACGAAGAGACCGCGGCAGTCGTCGGCGCGCCGGGCGTTCCCGTCGGCGAGATGGGCGGGTGCGACCTCGTTGTCAGTATCGGCGGCGACGGGACGCTGCTCTTCGTCGCCCGTGAGGCTGGCGACGCACCGATTCTCGGCGTCAATCTGGGGGAGGTCGGATTCCTGAACGCCATCCCGCCGGCGGACGCCGTCGAGTCAGTCACTGCAATCGTCGACGAGCGTCGTGAGACTGGTTCGGTTAGCGGACGCGAAGTCGCTCGGCTGCAGGCCAGCGGCGAGGGGTGGTCACTCGTTCCGGCGCTAAACGAGATCGTCGTCCACGGTCCGCGCCGTGGCCGCGGCGGCGGCGCCTGCATTACAATCGACGTCGACGGGCAGCGGTACGTCGAGAGCCACGTCGACGGGGTGATCGTCGCTACGCCGACGGGGTCGACCGCGTACAATCTAAGCGAGGGTGGCCCGCTCGTTCGCCCGCGGCTGGACGCGCTCGTGGTGACCCAGATGGCCCCCTCGGAGTCGATGCCGCCGCTCGTTCTCGACGCAGACACCGAACTCGAGTTGACGATTACCGATGCCGACACCGCCTACGCGATCGGCGACGGCCGGAACCGAAAGCGTCTGGAGCCGCCGGCCACCGTGACGGTAACGCTGGCGGACGATCCAGTTACGCTCGCGGGCCCGCCGGTCGACTTCTTCGAGGCTCTCGAGAAACTGGAGTGA
- a CDS encoding DoxX family protein, with protein sequence MSTQPSERTLRSDLLGRNVEFDYSETWLAYSMLGLRLVIAWVFLQAGLEKLLDGGLSDPLSWSSAGFLENAVADANPLQGLFLFFADYAAIVDPMVIFGQILIGLALLFGVFFRFAALMGAIQMLFFWTAAWQGGLAAGLPVQNGYVIDSSFVYMLLLFGLGAWGAGRLLGIDSYLEQTEFVQRRPWLRYLLG encoded by the coding sequence ATGTCAACACAACCCTCAGAACGGACGCTCCGATCGGACCTACTGGGACGTAACGTCGAATTCGACTACTCCGAGACGTGGCTCGCTTACTCCATGCTCGGACTGCGACTCGTCATCGCCTGGGTGTTCTTGCAGGCCGGTCTGGAGAAACTGCTCGATGGCGGTCTTAGCGATCCGCTTTCGTGGTCGTCTGCCGGCTTCCTCGAGAACGCAGTCGCCGACGCGAACCCGCTACAGGGGCTGTTTCTCTTCTTTGCTGATTATGCGGCGATCGTCGATCCGATGGTAATCTTCGGTCAGATTCTTATCGGACTTGCGCTCCTGTTTGGGGTCTTCTTCCGCTTTGCCGCCCTCATGGGCGCCATCCAGATGCTGTTCTTCTGGACCGCGGCCTGGCAGGGTGGACTCGCGGCTGGACTCCCCGTCCAGAACGGCTACGTCATCGACAGCTCGTTCGTCTACATGCTGTTGCTGTTCGGACTCGGCGCGTGGGGTGCGGGTCGGCTGCTGGGGATCGATAGCTACCTTGAACAAACCGAGTTCGTCCAGCGCCGCCCCTGGCTGCGCTACCTGCTCGGGTAG
- a CDS encoding CBS domain-containing protein, which produces MCARVAEVMTADVVSAERTTALDTVAKRMIEHDIGSVIITNDGAPYGIVTESDVVAAGYRIDRPFSEITTQVVASHPLVTIEPGRSVRLTIKRMRDEQVKKLVVVENLQVRGIVTTHDLIDHYGELTQEIETVRERRRRRETSWFDS; this is translated from the coding sequence ATGTGCGCTCGGGTCGCCGAGGTGATGACTGCCGATGTGGTCAGTGCTGAGCGGACGACGGCGCTCGATACCGTTGCCAAGCGGATGATAGAACACGACATTGGGAGTGTTATCATCACGAACGACGGTGCTCCCTACGGAATTGTGACTGAGTCAGACGTCGTCGCGGCCGGCTACCGGATAGATCGTCCGTTCAGTGAGATCACGACCCAGGTGGTCGCGAGCCACCCGCTCGTAACGATCGAGCCGGGCCGATCGGTCAGGCTCACGATCAAGCGAATGCGCGACGAGCAGGTCAAGAAACTCGTCGTCGTCGAGAATCTGCAGGTCCGTGGAATCGTCACAACGCACGACCTGATCGACCACTACGGTGAGCTAACGCAGGAAATCGAGACAGTTCGGGAGCGACGTCGACGACGCGAGACCTCGTGGTTCGATTCGTAG
- a CDS encoding NAD+ synthase, whose protein sequence is MIDLRFSESELQRRREHIEAFLRDQVDTSGANGVILGLSGGIDSTTTAYLAANVLGADRLHGLVLPARVSSEDNMSDAERVAQELGVSYDVVEVEPIVEALLEAYPEAEGDHVTVGNARARVRAVFNYLVANHENRLVLGTGNRSEAAVGYFTKYGDGAVDCHPLGNLYKQQVRQLAADLDVPTDLIEKTPTAELWADQTDEDELGISYDALDSILATHIDGGVPAAATARLLDVDVSTVEHVREMYEASAHKRSAPPAPEPLE, encoded by the coding sequence ATGATCGATCTTCGGTTCTCGGAGTCGGAACTGCAGCGCCGACGTGAACACATCGAGGCGTTTCTTCGCGATCAGGTCGACACGTCGGGCGCCAACGGCGTCATACTCGGCCTCTCGGGCGGTATCGACAGCACCACCACGGCGTACCTCGCGGCGAACGTCTTGGGAGCAGATCGGCTTCACGGGCTCGTCCTCCCGGCTCGGGTCAGCAGCGAGGACAACATGAGTGATGCAGAGCGAGTCGCCCAGGAGCTGGGGGTCAGCTACGACGTCGTCGAAGTCGAACCAATCGTCGAGGCACTGCTCGAGGCCTACCCCGAAGCCGAGGGTGACCACGTGACGGTCGGAAACGCGCGAGCCCGAGTTCGGGCGGTGTTCAACTACCTCGTCGCGAACCACGAGAACCGACTCGTCCTCGGGACCGGCAACCGAAGCGAGGCTGCAGTGGGCTACTTCACCAAGTACGGCGACGGCGCCGTGGACTGCCACCCGCTCGGAAACCTCTACAAACAGCAGGTTCGCCAACTGGCCGCCGATCTGGACGTACCGACCGACCTGATCGAGAAGACACCGACGGCGGAGCTGTGGGCCGACCAGACCGACGAGGACGAACTCGGCATTTCCTACGACGCGTTAGATTCCATCCTCGCGACGCACATCGACGGCGGCGTCCCCGCGGCCGCGACCGCTCGGCTGCTCGATGTGGACGTATCGACGGTTGAGCACGTGCGCGAGATGTACGAGGCCAGTGCGCACAAACGGTCCGCCCCGCCGGCACCCGAGCCCCTCGAGTAG
- a CDS encoding transcriptional regulator, producing the protein MDGALDDIAFLVSSDHRVGVLDALARNSCDRHDLRAETGASSPTIGRILTDFQDRHWIDRDGNLYQLTGLGEFVANQFAEFRNAMAYQRRLREVWSWLPHEIDGFSIELFTDVVVSQPGPAYPYEPVERLTELLTTTRTMRGFGMALLKSGNLEPFFGHVVDGLECEYIYPPAVFEDLLTWNERTVLNAAGHANYTILLHDDLPLDERCGICLFDDCVSICCYDPETGALQSLVDTESDAMRTWAESHYDQFRDEAQPLSDATDLLSIDSVRRTMRFEPE; encoded by the coding sequence ATGGATGGAGCACTCGACGACATTGCGTTCCTCGTCAGTTCTGACCATCGCGTGGGAGTGCTTGATGCACTGGCGAGGAATTCGTGTGACCGGCATGATCTGCGCGCCGAAACGGGAGCATCGTCCCCGACGATAGGCCGCATCCTCACCGACTTCCAAGATCGCCACTGGATCGACCGGGATGGGAATCTGTATCAGCTAACCGGACTCGGCGAGTTCGTCGCCAACCAGTTTGCGGAGTTTCGGAACGCAATGGCGTATCAGCGACGACTCCGTGAGGTTTGGTCGTGGCTTCCCCACGAAATCGACGGATTTAGCATCGAGTTGTTCACCGACGTGGTCGTCTCTCAGCCAGGACCAGCATATCCCTACGAGCCTGTCGAACGTCTCACGGAATTACTTACGACGACGAGAACAATGCGCGGGTTTGGTATGGCACTACTGAAGTCGGGGAATCTGGAGCCATTTTTCGGCCACGTCGTGGATGGTCTGGAGTGTGAATACATCTATCCACCCGCCGTTTTCGAGGATCTCCTCACCTGGAACGAACGAACAGTCCTGAACGCGGCAGGACATGCCAACTACACTATTTTGCTACACGACGACCTTCCACTTGACGAGCGGTGTGGGATCTGCCTGTTCGATGACTGTGTTAGCATCTGCTGTTACGATCCGGAAACAGGAGCGTTGCAGTCGCTCGTTGACACCGAAAGCGACGCGATGCGTACGTGGGCGGAGTCCCATTACGACCAGTTTCGGGACGAGGCTCAACCGCTCTCTGACGCAACTGATCTACTCTCAATCGATTCGGTCCGACGAACCATGCGATTCGAGCCGGAGTAG
- a CDS encoding methyltransferase domain-containing protein: protein MSNHASQSTGWQLEQSAPEAYEKYLVPPIFAPWADRLIETSEVQAGDRVLDVACGTGIVTRRAASRVGESGAVVGLDINNGMLAVAAETAVETQPSIEWQQGDATDLPFPDESFDIVCCQQALQFFDDPVAAVEEMRRVLTPGGCVALSVWRPLDYNPAYVVLADALEHHISDEAGTMMRAPFPAWNGEELRTLVRDGGFDDVSVTIEIGSVRYPSVEEFVRREAASSPLAEPIAAIDRTVRDELIQAVKDASKAYLDDEGVVSPMESYAVTADKDQQ, encoded by the coding sequence ATGAGCAATCACGCAAGCCAATCGACTGGGTGGCAACTCGAACAGAGTGCTCCCGAGGCCTATGAAAAGTATCTGGTGCCGCCGATTTTTGCGCCATGGGCTGATCGCCTCATCGAGACGAGCGAGGTACAGGCGGGAGATCGAGTTCTGGACGTCGCTTGCGGCACTGGTATCGTAACGCGTCGTGCTGCTTCCCGAGTAGGAGAGAGTGGAGCTGTGGTCGGACTCGATATCAACAACGGGATGCTTGCAGTGGCGGCGGAAACCGCTGTAGAGACGCAACCATCGATCGAGTGGCAACAGGGTGATGCGACCGACCTGCCGTTTCCTGACGAGAGTTTCGACATCGTCTGCTGTCAACAGGCCCTCCAGTTCTTCGACGATCCCGTCGCGGCAGTCGAGGAGATGCGCCGAGTTCTCACACCGGGTGGGTGCGTGGCACTGAGTGTCTGGCGACCGCTCGACTACAATCCTGCATACGTGGTGTTGGCCGACGCCCTGGAGCACCACATCAGTGACGAGGCCGGAACGATGATGCGCGCTCCGTTTCCCGCGTGGAATGGAGAGGAGCTACGAACACTCGTAAGGGATGGAGGATTCGATGACGTATCAGTCACCATTGAGATCGGTTCTGTTCGCTATCCGTCAGTCGAGGAGTTCGTCCGCCGGGAGGCTGCCAGCTCACCGCTAGCCGAGCCAATCGCGGCCATCGATAGAACGGTACGGGACGAACTGATTCAAGCGGTCAAGGATGCGTCAAAGGCCTATCTCGACGACGAAGGAGTCGTCTCACCAATGGAATCGTACGCCGTCACCGCGGATAAAGATCAGCAATAA
- a CDS encoding SRPBCC domain-containing protein, with protein MEFSGTESIEGASAEEAWLALSDPVMIKQALPGCQFLVALEEGENPDFDQLDARWPDEDPETLPAAEPEDVAERAFEEGKRYAARMQISVGNVSPTFDTVVTIDEREFPKMTASGQGDATSSSFEMQSQMELIETDEGVNIQWESEADVFGRIAQLGQRMLNPVANRVVGRFFSQVESEMQDLTDDSDGSLRERVSNLF; from the coding sequence ATGGAGTTTAGCGGGACGGAATCCATCGAGGGTGCCTCAGCTGAAGAGGCATGGTTAGCCCTGTCCGATCCAGTCATGATAAAACAGGCGTTGCCGGGGTGTCAGTTCCTGGTCGCGTTAGAAGAGGGCGAAAACCCAGACTTTGACCAATTGGATGCACGGTGGCCTGACGAAGACCCAGAAACCCTCCCGGCAGCGGAACCGGAAGACGTGGCTGAACGAGCATTCGAAGAGGGAAAGCGGTACGCTGCTCGCATGCAGATCAGTGTCGGAAACGTCTCGCCGACTTTCGATACGGTCGTGACTATCGACGAACGGGAGTTCCCGAAGATGACAGCTAGCGGCCAAGGAGACGCCACTAGCAGCTCCTTCGAGATGCAGTCGCAGATGGAACTCATCGAGACGGACGAGGGAGTGAACATCCAGTGGGAGAGTGAGGCTGACGTATTCGGTCGGATCGCGCAACTGGGTCAGCGAATGCTTAATCCCGTTGCAAACCGTGTCGTCGGCCGGTTTTTCAGTCAGGTAGAGAGCGAAATGCAAGATCTAACTGATGACTCCGATGGGAGCCTCCGGGAGCGAGTATCCAACCTTTTCTGA
- a CDS encoding (2Fe-2S)-binding protein, protein MTKQEIELTVNGNEYELSVEPNRLLIHTLRDEMGYTGPNIGCETTMCGACTVSMDGNAVKACTVLSVQADQSEITTIEGLSENNDHPLQRSFSEEHGLQCGYCTPGMIMAAVDVLEDNPHPDREEIREALKGNLCRCTGYQNIVDAVEVAAEEMRETELTDGGIVGEERDR, encoded by the coding sequence ATGACCAAACAAGAGATCGAACTCACAGTCAACGGGAACGAGTACGAGTTGAGCGTCGAACCAAACAGGTTGTTGATCCACACGTTACGAGACGAAATGGGGTATACCGGCCCAAATATTGGTTGTGAGACCACGATGTGTGGGGCCTGTACTGTCAGTATGGACGGGAACGCGGTGAAAGCCTGTACCGTTCTATCGGTTCAGGCCGACCAGTCTGAAATAACTACGATTGAAGGCCTCTCCGAGAATAATGATCACCCGCTTCAGCGGAGTTTCTCGGAAGAGCACGGCTTGCAGTGTGGGTACTGTACGCCCGGGATGATCATGGCTGCGGTCGATGTTCTCGAGGACAACCCACATCCCGATCGGGAGGAGATTAGAGAGGCGCTTAAAGGGAATCTGTGCCGGTGTACGGGCTATCAAAATATCGTCGATGCTGTCGAGGTGGCAGCCGAGGAGATGCGAGAAACGGAACTGACTGATGGTGGAATAGTCGGGGAGGAACGCGACCGATGA